A window of Sagittula sp. P11 genomic DNA:
GAATGCCTTGATGGCATCTCTGATGCGTTCGTCTTCGCGTTCGGAAAAGCTCTGGCCCAGCTCGTAGGCGCGTTGCACCTCGACCATGCGGGCCAGTTGCAGGACCGTGTCCACGTTCGAGGCCTCGGTGAACCCCTGCATGACGCGCGGGTCGTCCACCGGCTCGAACCCGGCGGTGGCTTCGAACAGTTGCGATCCTTCGCGGACCATGGCCAGTTCGTCGACGGGGCGGACCACGCCGATCTGGCCAATGGGCCGGCCGCCCGTGCTGAGCGTGCCGTCCTGCGCGATGGCAAGATCGGTGGCGTCGGGCGGTACGAAGATCGGCGCGCCGCCGCCGTCCAGAACGGGGTTTCCGTCCGGTGTGACCAGCAGACCTTCGGCGCTGGGCGAAAAGGCCCCGGCCCGGGTCAGGCGTTCGCCGTTGGGCGTCCCGACGAGGAAAAACCCCTCCCCCTCGATGGCCAGATCGTAGGCGCTGCCCGTGGGTTCCAGCTCCCCCTGCGCGAAGGACGTCTTGTGGATCCGCCCCGCCGCCATCGACACCGAATCCAGCCGGTCGCCTTCCGACAGGTACTCGGAGAAGATCATCCCCTCCTGCCGGAAGCCCGTGGTGTTCGCGTTTGCGATGTTGTTGGCGATGACCTGCATTTCACGTAGCAGGCTCGATTGGCGGCTCAGCGCGATGTAACCGGCGGTTTCCATGTCACCCTCCTGCGATGATCGGTAAGATGCGTTCCTGGAAGAACCCCACGAGCGTGTTCGTCATGAAGCTCATGGACATCCAGAACACCGCCACGATGGCGAGCAGCTTGGGCACGAAGGTCAGTGTCATTTCCTGGATGGAGGTCAGTGCCTGCAGAAGCCCGATTCCGACACCGGCAACCAGCGCGGCGGCGAGGATCGGCACCGAGGTGACGGCAGCGACCCACAGGCCCATGCGCAGGGTGTCGAAGAAGACGGTTTCGTTCAGCACGGCTCAGACCGGCATCCGAAGGATTTCCTGGTAGGCCTCGACCACCTTGTCGCGGACGGCCACCACGGTTTCGACGGCAAGCTCCGACTGGGCGAGCGCCTCGACCAGGGCGTGCGGGTCGGCATCGCCTGTCATCGCTTCCTGAGAGGCTTCCTCTGCCGATCTGAGCTGCCGGACGAAGTCCTCCGTCACGCGGGCAAAGTCGGCCTCCATTTTGCTGGGCTCTGCGGGATCGGGCTCCATCGCGGGGCGCGAAGCGGCGTATTTCTGTGCTGCATAGAGCGAACGGACGTCCATTCTGGTCACCTTTCACTGGGGGTTTAGCGTCACTGGGGGTTTAGCGGCGCAGCAGGTCGAGAAGTGCACTCGACATCTGGCGGGTCTGGTCGAACATCTTGAGGTTGGCCTCGTAGGACCGCTGGGCTTCGCGCGCGTCGGCCAGCTCGATCATCAGGTCGACGTTCGATCCGAGGTACCTGCCGGTCTCGTCGGCGAGCGGATGCGAGGGATCGTAGACCTCGTCGAGGGGAACGCGCGACAGGTCCACGTCTCCGGGCTCCACCCGCGACAGCGAGGAGTCGTCCTTCGTCACGTCGAAGCTCAGCAGCTTCCGGTGGTAGCCGGGCGTGTCGACGTTCGCGATGTTCTCCGACACGACGCGCAGCCGTGCGGCCTGTGACATCAGACCGCCGGAGGTGACGGACAGGGCATCTGAAAAAGCGCTCATGAAAGACTCCCGTTATCTGCGTCCAAGGCTGGACCGCAGGATGTTCAGGTTGCTGCGATAGATCGCGAGGGCCCGGTCGTGCTGACGCTTGGCGTTCACGGCGAACATCATCTCCTCTTCGACGGAGACGGTGTTGCCATTCGGATCGGCGGGCGAGTCGCGTTCGGTGATATCCGGTTCACGCGAGGTACTGCCGTTCAGGTGCCGGTCGCGTGTGGCGCGCTGACCCGAGAAGCCCTGGCGCACACTCGCATTGAATTCCGCGACGGCCTTGCCGCGGTAACCGGGCGTATCCGCATTTGCCATATTCTGGGCGGAGTACGCCTGCTGCACGCCCGCATGCCGTGCCATCGCCATCGCCGTTCTGAAGACGTCCAGATTTTGGAACATCGGGGATTCTCCCTCGATTTGTTTCAATCAAGGCTTAACCCTGATTCCTTTAGAAACGGTTTGCGGACCCTGAACGGAGCGTACGATGGATGAAGAGATCAGCGGCCTGCGCGCCAGGATCGCGCAGATGCAACCCGTGCGCGACGTGGGCAGGGTCCAGGCGGTCGACGGCACGACGATCTGGGTCAGCGGCCTGTCAGAAGTGGCGAGCATCGGCGACCGGCTGCGCCTGTATCACGGTGCCCAAACACTTGGCGGAGAGGTCCTGCGCATCCGGAACGACCTTGTCGCCATGCTGCCGGACGAGGTCGCCGAAGGCGTGTCCAAGGGCGACCGGGTGGCGGTGCTGGGGCCGCCGACCCTTGCGCCCTGCAACAGCTGGATCGGGCGGGTCGTGGACGCCTACGGTCGCCCCCTAGACGGCGCGCCGCTGGGTCCCGGGCAAAAGCGACGACCCTTCCGGGCAAGCCCGCCGCCCGCCGCCGCGCGTCGCCGCCTTGGCCCGCGCCTGTCCACCGGCCTGTCGGTCTTCGACACGCTCTTGCCCATCGCGCAGGGCCAGAGGATGGGTCTTTTTGCGGGATCGGGCGTCGGGAAGTCACGCCTTCTCGCGCAGCTCGCTCAGGGCATGCAGGCGGACGTGGTCGTCCTTGCGCTTGTCGGTGAACGAGGCCGTGAGGTTCTCGATTTCGTCACCAAGGTGCTCGGCCCGGAAGGGATGAAGCGCAGTATCGTCGTCGCCGCGACGTCCGACCGTTCGCCGTTGGAACGGCGCCGTTGCCCGCTGGCCGCCATGACGATTGCTGAGCATTTTCGCGATCAGGGCAAGCACGTGCTCTACATGGCCGATTCGATCACGCGCTTCGCCGAGGCGCATCGCGAGGTGGCCATAGCCTCCGGCGAATTGCCGGCGCTGCGGGGCCACCCCCCGTCGGTCGCACACCAGATCATGCGACTGGCCGAAAGGGCTGGATGCGGTGTCGAGGGTTCGGGGGACATCACCGCCGTCCTCAGCGTGCTTGTCGCCGGATCGGACATGGAAGAGCCGATCGCCGATATCCTGCGGGGCGTTCTCGATGGGCATGTTGTGCTGGATCGCCAGATCGCCGAACGTGGCCGCTTCCCCGCCATTGACCTTTTGCGCTCCGTCTCGCGAAGTCTGCCCGAAGCGGCGAACGAACTTGAAAACGTGCTGATCCAGGATGTCCGGCAACTTCTGGGATCATACGCCCGGTCGGAAACCATGATCCGTGCCGGGCTGTATCGCGAGGGGGAGGATCCGATCCTCGATCATGCGGTCCGGGCGTGGTCGGACCTCGACGATTTCCTGTCGGAGCCATCGCCAGCAGGACCGGAACGTGCCTTTCAACGGCTGGAGTTGATCCTGCGCCGGTCCCAGTCCGCCAAGCCGCGGCGACCTGCACCGCAACGAGGCCGCCCGGGTCTGCAAGCCCGTTAGCGGCGGGGTGGCATCACGTGCGCTGGTTCTGGATCGAAGACAATAGCGTCAGCGCAATCTGCTGCGATCCGAAGCCCGTATTGGACGCCACATCCGATTGAAGCAGGTAGCTGTAGATCACCTTGTTGCGGATGGTCTCGTCTTCGAGATCCTTGAATTGCGTTATCCCGAAGCGGCTGGCGGCCTTTTCCTTCAGCATCTCAACCTGCTTGTCGATGTCGATCTGGCTGAAACTGCCGGGAAGGCCCAAGGCGGTCTGGAACACCTCCCGCATGGTGGAATCACCCAAGACGTTGAACCACTTTGTGTTTTCGGAGCTGTCGAGGCCCGCCAGCGCCGGTGCCCCACGCTGGAAACTGAGAGCGATGCCGATGGTCGGGTTCACCTCGTTCACAGCATCCTCGAACATCTGCCACTGATAGTTGTCGATGATCTTGTCCGCAAACCCGTTGGTCCTGATTGCTGTCGTCGGCTCGGCGTCGAAGCCGAACGCCTTGGTCATCGCGATCAGACCCCTGTCCCCAAGGACGTTTGCCAGGTCTCCGGGATCGCTTGCACCCTCTTCGAAAACACGCTTCAGAAGGGCCCTGCTGTTGGTGCGATCCTCTACACCGAATGCGGTGAGCGCGACCTTCAAAAGATCGTTGTCCTTCATCAGGTCGTCCACACTGGTCACCGATCCGATGGATTCCCTGAAATAGTTTTTGGTCGTCTCGAGTCCGTCCAGCACTGTGGATTCAAGCGTCGCGGCGGCAAGGGGATTGGTCGCGTATTCCGGCTGTTCCAGCAGGTCGGCGAGATCGCCCCGAATGCGCTCGTCGTAAGAGGCCAGAATGTCGTCCGCGAACCCGCCTTCCTGGAAAGGAAAACTGGTGGTTTCCTCGAAGCTGAACGCGCGGGCGAGGGCGATGTAGCGGCCATCCTTCAGCTTGTTGGCCAAGGCGCCGTCATCTTCCGCGCCCTCGTTCAGGACACGCTTGATGAGGTACGTGCTGTCGACCTGGTCACTCAGTCCGAAGGCGGCCAGCGCGACACTCAAGAGCCGCCGGTCCTTGACGAGATCGTTGCCCGACTCGATGGTGCCAATCTTCTCCTTGAAGTAGTCGGTATCCCGGGCGAGGTCCGCACTGGCGTTGAACGCCGTCCTCTGCTTGGACATCGTGGTCTGAAGAACCTGCCATCCGATCAAACCCGACCCCGGGATCATGGGCGTGATAGGCATTACTTCGCACCTGTTGCCAAAAGCCGGTCTTCGCGCGGGATCAAGGCTCTCAACGCCTTGAGGCATTGGTAGAACTGGTCGCCCAGCAGTGCATCCGTCGCCTGTGTCAGCAGCCTCCGGCTGTCCGGATCGACCAGAATATGGCTCAACTCCTCGATCCTTGGCAGAAGCTGCGAACGCGCGTCTTCCGGGTGCGCATCGCCGGTCAGGATCAGCTGCGCCGTGTAGCACAGTCGCCGCACCGGTGTCCGCGCTTCATCCGGATGGATCGCATCCCTGAGGCGCAGAACGTTGGCGTTCGGTGTGACGATGGACAACCTGCTTCGCTTGTCACCGTTTTCGATCACGGCACCGTTGATCAGGACTCGTTCCCTGGGACCCAGCTTTAGCACCAGTCCGCTCATCTGCTTGTCCTCCGGCCGCTCAACCCCTTGAGGATGGCGGCATTGATTTCCAGCAGCGGCGTTATCCGGCCCTTTCGCGTCAGGACCTTGGACGTTTGCTGCTGGACGAATTCGGCAAGATAAAAGATCCTGGCACGAAGATCCTGCGGCAGGGCGTTGCCGTCGTCGGCAACATCGATGGCAAGCGTAGTCCACAACCTTTGATTGTCGGAGAGCGCTTCGACAAGTTTCGGATATGCCATTGGACCAGCTTCTGCTGCCGCTTTGATACGGTGTGTGACGCGTGCGATCAGCTCATATTCGGTGCCGCGCGGAGTCTGGGTTGTCCGGGCATTTTGAGCGTAGGCACGTAGCGCTTGGGTCTGGACGTTCACAGGAGAACCTTCTGATCTAGAGGATCATGATTTTCGAATATCGGAGGCTGGATTTCTCCAGCCTCCAAAACGTGATCTTACTGGAACAGCGACAGCAGCGACTGCGGCGCCTGGTTCGCGATCGACAGCGCCTGTACGCCCAGCTGTTGCTGGACCTGAAGCGCCTGCAGACGCGCCGAGGCTTCTTCCATGTCCGCGTCGATCAGTGTGCCGATACCGGACTTGAGCGCATCGGTCAGACCGGAGATGAAGTCCGTCTGCGTTTCGATACGGCCCTGCGCAGAACCGAAGGCAGAGGCCGAGTCGATTGCGATCTGGATCAACCCCTCGATGTCCGCCAGGGCTGTGTCTGCGCCGGTCTGTGTCGTGACGTCGATATCACCCAGCGCTTCGAGCTTGCCGCCGATGACCGTGGAGGCATCGGTGTTGTACTGGTTGAGCGTGTACGAGAAGTTGTCGCCGGTCACTTGGTGACCAGTGAACACGATCTCGTTGCCGTTCTGGACAACAGCCCCGACGGTTCCGATGTCGGTGCCAAGGTCGGCCGCTGCATAGCTGTTGAACGCCGCGGCAAGACCGGCAACGACTTCCGCCATCGTGTCGCCATCGCGGGCGACGTAGGAAATGTCGTTGCGATCTGTCGTTGCGGCCAGGCCGTTGCCCGCCGTGCCGGTGATCGCGATGGAGAAACCGGTGCCTGCTACCACCGTGTCGGTCGAGGCCGTTCCGAAGGTCGTCGTGCCTGCCGGCGCCGTGGTGTTGTTGCCGGTCATCACGAAGGCCGCGCCGTCACCATCCCCTGTCGCGTCGTTGTTGGCACCAGTCAGGGCGGTCAGGGACGCGCCGATGCTGGACGACCCTGTGCCGAGATCCTGCTTGCGTACGGAAATGTCGGACGCGGTCACACCGTCACCGGAACGATCGAGCGACGAAAGGATGTTGATGATACCTGACCCGGCCGTGAGACTGGTGTTCGACAGCAGGTTGAGACCGTTGAACTGGGCTGCACCGACGACCGCTGCGATCTGGTCGCGCAACGCACTGATATCGTCCTGGATCTTGTCGCGGTCGACGTTCTCTTCCTGCGCAGCGACGATCTTTCCCTTGATGTCGGTGAGCAGTTCGGAGACGGTTTCGGCCGCTTGGCGCGCAACGGAGACGGTCGATTGGCCAAGGTTCAGGCTGTCCGAGATGCCCTTGAAGCCTTTGACGTCGGCTTCCATCACCTTGGAAATCGCCCAGACCGCCGAGTTGTCCTTTGCGCTGGATACACGCTTGCCCGTAGAGATCTGTTCCTGGGTCTGGGACAGTCTGGAATTGATCGTCTTCAGGGTCTGCAGCGCGACCATCGCGCCATTGTTCGTCAGGATGCTAGACATGTTTTGTCCTTGCTGTTCAAAAGGCGCTTTGCGCCGGTTGCTTTTGCCGCGAACGGCATCTCTGACGTCTTTCTGACGCGTACAGCCCGAACCTTCCTCGGCCTGCGCCACCCTTTTCAGGTGCGCTGCCAACTTCGCCGTTGAGTCCTAAGGGAGCGCTACGACCTCCACCTGCTATCTCGATAATTTGACGAAACTCACGCGCGCCTTTCGAGGCGCTGCACCTCCGGGGCGGACAGGCTGTGCTTCTTACCGGCGGAATCATAGGTTTCGACGGATTTCCTGACGCGGTTGAGGTCGCCCAGACGCGCTGCAACGTTACGGATACCTGCCAAGGCGGCGTCAAAAAGTTCCTGATTCCGCCGCAGTCCGTCGCTGAGCGGTGTCAGCACGTCTCGGTCGAGCGGCAGATCGTGCAGGGATCCGACGAGGCGTTCCTTCTCGTCCAACAGTTCCGAAATCCGGTCGAAATCGCCGCTGATGAGCGCAGCCCGCTCGGCGTCGATCAAGTCTTCCAGTCGTTGGGTCAATGTGCGCTCATCCATGGGCTCTCTCCTTCAGTGCCTCGAAGATCATTTCCGTGAGTCCTACGCCTCCGTTTGCTGCCATCTGGCGCGCCTGTTCGAGACGCAGCATGGACGAGAACTGGTCCTCCCCGGCGCCGCCACCGAACGCTTCCGGGGTTTCGCCCACGCCAGCCGCCTTCAACATTTCAGCGAGGAAGTTCGCTTCCAACTCGAGCGCCGCGTCCCGCAATTTTCGCTCATTGCTTCGGGCAGCAAGAGGCAGATCCGGTGTCAGCTCCATGGTCATTCTCTCCAATTCGACTCAGTTGGAACCTTTTGCCGCGAGTTCAGTAAAGAACTGGTAAGGATGTTGGCCTTACGTTCCAGGTGCGGAAGAACTCCCGGAGCTGCCATGTTTATTCAACCGACAAACCCGATTAGCCTTGCCGGAGCGGCCGGTTCCAAAGGGCAGAGTCAGAACCGTAACAGCGGTGAGGATTTCGATCAGATCTTTGAAAGTGGGTCTCAGGCGCGTCCGGATGGTATGAACAGCGAGAAACGGTCCGCTGCAAAGGATGGAGATGGTGCACGCCTTGTGAGATCAGCCGCACAGGAGGCCGATGTACAAGAAGCTGATGCTGTCGAAACTGATTCCGTTGACATTGAAAATTCTGATGAAAAATCGACGAGCTTTGAAGAAAGCGCCATTTTCGATCCTGATACTTCGTCAGAGCTTCAGATAGGCGAGTCTTTGGAAGATGCCGGCTTCGGACACCCGAGGACTCGAAGAGAATCAGAAAACCAAAGATCAGTTGGACATTCTCTAGAGGGACTACACGTCCCAAGTAATGTACTCATTCGCCCTGAACCAGCCTTAAAAAGGTCGCCGAGCAGCTTGTCCCCGGATAATATTGATTTAGAAAAATACTCATGCCCCAAAAGCCGAGATCAGGCATCTCCCGCCTCAGTACTTCCTGTAGAAAGTCAAAATGGAGAATTCGGAAAGGATAGAGTCGCGCGTTCGGATCAGCTCCAATACACCAAGAATGGCCTTGAATTAAACTCTAACCGTTTCAATGCAGAGCCTCAAAGCATGAATTTGGAGGCAAGCGACTCCGATAATAACAAGGGTGTCTCAAGGTTTGCAAATAGGGTAATCGAAAGTGATATCGAGAGTAGTCCTGCCTCACTGCGGTTCACCAGAGCGGACAGTGGACCAGATCGAAACACTGGCAATGTTGTTGGTGTTAATCACGGGCAACGCAGCATAGCTATTGGTGCATCACTTTCTGGTGGTTCACACGTTCAGTCGTCAAAGAACCAGTTGGAAAAAGACCTCGGACTTCTAGAGAATTTTGCTGCTCAAGGCCTTTCGGCAGTGGCGGAGAGCAAGGAAAGTACAATTAGATCGAGGTTTGACGAGCCTCGAACTGGGGCCGCAAGCCAGGTAATCTCGTTCTCTGAGATTTCTCAAAAAAAGCTCACAGCGGGAGGGGCTCCGGAGACGTTAATTTCTGAAGGTACAAATAGGAGCAAGAAAAACTCAGATGGAACCAAGCCTTATTCCGTCGCGACAACCGAACTGAGTCCACATAATGACGGCGATGCGGCCGTCCGTGATCGAAGCTCTCTCAGATTTGATATCAGCAAAAAGGAAACGACACTTTCGGGAGACGCTTCAAAGGAAGCGGTTTTTCCTGGGGATCTATTGCGAACCTCAGGCCGCGCCCAACAGTCTCGACACGGTATCGAGAAGGTCGATAAGACGGACCTAACAGCCAAGACCTTGCAGCTTTCCGGTGTTGCCGAAACCTCCAAGGATGTACCGAAAGCCATCAGTAACCAGAATAATGAAATCGCATCACCCCAAATCGTCGGTCCTGAACCAAAGCGTGGAATGTTGCGGCATACCAGCGGCACTTTTCTTGGTTCTGACCAGCGCCATCAGGAACCGACTTGGGGCGTTAAGAACTCGGAAGCCAATCCTCCGGGCGCAAACTGCGAGCCCAATATCGTCGCTGGTCGTGTGGGGTCCGAAGGCATGTCGACTGCGGTAACGCAACCGCAAGACCGTGCGAGAGAAATGACTCCGCTTGCTTCTGAACTGTCTGCCACTCAGCATAGGGACGCTGCCGACCCTTCGCCCGTCGCCATGTACGCAACAAGAGACGAAGTTAGCGTAGCGCAGCATTCAGTTTCGTCAGAATCGGTCATTGTCCGTCAGATATTGAAGAACAATGAGCGTGAGAATGTCGCCAATCGGGAGACAAGCGATGCTGGAACCGACAATAAAACTGTGGTGAGCGGCGCTGCGCTTGCGACCACGACTCAGCCAACCGACCCGTCCACAACTGCGCGATGGCCCGACCCGGCTGGGACCACTATTGCGGTCGCACTGCAGGCCTTTGAGGATGTTACCGAAGAGGATGTCGGCGGCACCGATCTTCCCGTGAGCGGGGCGTCCTCAAGCGGCGCGTCGCAGGCAAACCAAGCCGGTGGAACGCAGTATCAACCGCTTAACAGGACCGACCCCAGTGCTGTGATCCGGCAGGTCTCGGAGGCGTTCGCACGTCTGAGCGACCAGACGGTCGAGCTTCGTTTGTCGCCGGAGGAACTTGGCCGGGTTCGGATGTACATGCATTCCGGCGAGCACGGTCTTGTCGTGAACATCCAGGCGGACCGGACCGAGACGCTGGACCTGATGCGCCGCCATGTAGACGAGCTGGCGCGGAATCTGGCAGACGCCGGCTATGAAAATGCCGGGTTCACCTTTGGCGAGGAACGACGCCAACGCGAAACATCTCTTGGCGATGCGCTCGATTTGGTTCCAGCTGTGGATGACGACCTCGCGCCTCTGCCGGGCATCGAAACCGATGGGGCCGATGGCCTCGACATCAGGATGTGAGGAAACATGGTCACTGTCTCTGATCCAGCGCC
This region includes:
- the flaF gene encoding flagellar biosynthesis regulator FlaF produces the protein MNVQTQALRAYAQNARTTQTPRGTEYELIARVTHRIKAAAEAGPMAYPKLVEALSDNQRLWTTLAIDVADDGNALPQDLRARIFYLAEFVQQQTSKVLTRKGRITPLLEINAAILKGLSGRRTSR
- a CDS encoding FliI/YscN family ATPase; protein product: MDEEISGLRARIAQMQPVRDVGRVQAVDGTTIWVSGLSEVASIGDRLRLYHGAQTLGGEVLRIRNDLVAMLPDEVAEGVSKGDRVAVLGPPTLAPCNSWIGRVVDAYGRPLDGAPLGPGQKRRPFRASPPPAAARRRLGPRLSTGLSVFDTLLPIAQGQRMGLFAGSGVGKSRLLAQLAQGMQADVVVLALVGERGREVLDFVTKVLGPEGMKRSIVVAATSDRSPLERRRCPLAAMTIAEHFRDQGKHVLYMADSITRFAEAHREVAIASGELPALRGHPPSVAHQIMRLAERAGCGVEGSGDITAVLSVLVAGSDMEEPIADILRGVLDGHVVLDRQIAERGRFPAIDLLRSVSRSLPEAANELENVLIQDVRQLLGSYARSETMIRAGLYREGEDPILDHAVRAWSDLDDFLSEPSPAGPERAFQRLELILRRSQSAKPRRPAPQRGRPGLQAR
- the flbT gene encoding flagellar biosynthesis repressor FlbT, which translates into the protein MSGLVLKLGPRERVLINGAVIENGDKRSRLSIVTPNANVLRLRDAIHPDEARTPVRRLCYTAQLILTGDAHPEDARSQLLPRIEELSHILVDPDSRRLLTQATDALLGDQFYQCLKALRALIPREDRLLATGAK
- a CDS encoding DUF1217 domain-containing protein, with amino-acid sequence MIGWQVLQTTMSKQRTAFNASADLARDTDYFKEKIGTIESGNDLVKDRRLLSVALAAFGLSDQVDSTYLIKRVLNEGAEDDGALANKLKDGRYIALARAFSFEETTSFPFQEGGFADDILASYDERIRGDLADLLEQPEYATNPLAAATLESTVLDGLETTKNYFRESIGSVTSVDDLMKDNDLLKVALTAFGVEDRTNSRALLKRVFEEGASDPGDLANVLGDRGLIAMTKAFGFDAEPTTAIRTNGFADKIIDNYQWQMFEDAVNEVNPTIGIALSFQRGAPALAGLDSSENTKWFNVLGDSTMREVFQTALGLPGSFSQIDIDKQVEMLKEKAASRFGITQFKDLEDETIRNKVIYSYLLQSDVASNTGFGSQQIALTLLSSIQNQRT
- the flgC gene encoding flagellar basal body rod protein FlgC; the protein is MSAFSDALSVTSGGLMSQAARLRVVSENIANVDTPGYHRKLLSFDVTKDDSSLSRVEPGDVDLSRVPLDEVYDPSHPLADETGRYLGSNVDLMIELADAREAQRSYEANLKMFDQTRQMSSALLDLLRR
- a CDS encoding flagellar biosynthetic protein FliQ; protein product: MLNETVFFDTLRMGLWVAAVTSVPILAAALVAGVGIGLLQALTSIQEMTLTFVPKLLAIVAVFWMSMSFMTNTLVGFFQERILPIIAGG
- the fliE gene encoding flagellar hook-basal body complex protein FliE, with translation MDVRSLYAAQKYAASRPAMEPDPAEPSKMEADFARVTEDFVRQLRSAEEASQEAMTGDADPHALVEALAQSELAVETVVAVRDKVVEAYQEILRMPV
- a CDS encoding flagellin encodes the protein MSSILTNNGAMVALQTLKTINSRLSQTQEQISTGKRVSSAKDNSAVWAISKVMEADVKGFKGISDSLNLGQSTVSVARQAAETVSELLTDIKGKIVAAQEENVDRDKIQDDISALRDQIAAVVGAAQFNGLNLLSNTSLTAGSGIINILSSLDRSGDGVTASDISVRKQDLGTGSSSIGASLTALTGANNDATGDGDGAAFVMTGNNTTAPAGTTTFGTASTDTVVAGTGFSIAITGTAGNGLAATTDRNDISYVARDGDTMAEVVAGLAAAFNSYAAADLGTDIGTVGAVVQNGNEIVFTGHQVTGDNFSYTLNQYNTDASTVIGGKLEALGDIDVTTQTGADTALADIEGLIQIAIDSASAFGSAQGRIETQTDFISGLTDALKSGIGTLIDADMEEASARLQALQVQQQLGVQALSIANQAPQSLLSLFQ
- a CDS encoding flagellar hook-basal body complex protein — protein: METAGYIALSRQSSLLREMQVIANNIANANTTGFRQEGMIFSEYLSEGDRLDSVSMAAGRIHKTSFAQGELEPTGSAYDLAIEGEGFFLVGTPNGERLTRAGAFSPSAEGLLVTPDGNPVLDGGGAPIFVPPDATDLAIAQDGTLSTGGRPIGQIGVVRPVDELAMVREGSQLFEATAGFEPVDDPRVMQGFTEASNVDTVLQLARMVEVQRAYELGQSFSEREDERIRDAIKAFMK
- a CDS encoding rod-binding protein; this encodes MELTPDLPLAARSNERKLRDAALELEANFLAEMLKAAGVGETPEAFGGGAGEDQFSSMLRLEQARQMAANGGVGLTEMIFEALKERAHG
- a CDS encoding flagellar hook-length control protein FliK — encoded protein: MFIQPTNPISLAGAAGSKGQSQNRNSGEDFDQIFESGSQARPDGMNSEKRSAAKDGDGARLVRSAAQEADVQEADAVETDSVDIENSDEKSTSFEESAIFDPDTSSELQIGESLEDAGFGHPRTRRESENQRSVGHSLEGLHVPSNVLIRPEPALKRSPSSLSPDNIDLEKYSCPKSRDQASPASVLPVESQNGEFGKDRVARSDQLQYTKNGLELNSNRFNAEPQSMNLEASDSDNNKGVSRFANRVIESDIESSPASLRFTRADSGPDRNTGNVVGVNHGQRSIAIGASLSGGSHVQSSKNQLEKDLGLLENFAAQGLSAVAESKESTIRSRFDEPRTGAASQVISFSEISQKKLTAGGAPETLISEGTNRSKKNSDGTKPYSVATTELSPHNDGDAAVRDRSSLRFDISKKETTLSGDASKEAVFPGDLLRTSGRAQQSRHGIEKVDKTDLTAKTLQLSGVAETSKDVPKAISNQNNEIASPQIVGPEPKRGMLRHTSGTFLGSDQRHQEPTWGVKNSEANPPGANCEPNIVAGRVGSEGMSTAVTQPQDRAREMTPLASELSATQHRDAADPSPVAMYATRDEVSVAQHSVSSESVIVRQILKNNERENVANRETSDAGTDNKTVVSGAALATTTQPTDPSTTARWPDPAGTTIAVALQAFEDVTEEDVGGTDLPVSGASSSGASQANQAGGTQYQPLNRTDPSAVIRQVSEAFARLSDQTVELRLSPEELGRVRMYMHSGEHGLVVNIQADRTETLDLMRRHVDELARNLADAGYENAGFTFGEERRQRETSLGDALDLVPAVDDDLAPLPGIETDGADGLDIRM
- a CDS encoding FlgB family protein, with translation MFQNLDVFRTAMAMARHAGVQQAYSAQNMANADTPGYRGKAVAEFNASVRQGFSGQRATRDRHLNGSTSREPDITERDSPADPNGNTVSVEEEMMFAVNAKRQHDRALAIYRSNLNILRSSLGRR